The genome window CTGCGGCAGTTGTACAAGCGGTCGCCCCGATATCGGATGACCGGGCGTACAACGGATTCGGAGGGCCGCCATCGCGTCGGCGCAGACGATCTTCTGGTCTCTCCGTTCCCCGCACACGCGGCGCCGTCCCCCGAGCGGTGCAACAGTGCCGGCCGGATCGGCTGTTCCCGCCGCACGGGAACAGTCCTGGCCTTGGCACTCGCTCTCGTGCTCTTGGCTTCCGGGCTTGCCCGTGAGCCTCACGAGTTCGTCGACTCGTTGCACCGGCGGTCATGGTCGGCAGCGGATCGGTGTCGGCCACAGCACAGCAGGCGACGACGGCAAGCTCGGACGGAGGCTCACCGTGCGTGGCTGATGGAAGCCGTTGCGCACGACCAGGGGGGTGGCCCTTCCCGTGCCGCTGATCGGCCGACTCCGCCATGTATGCGTTGACTTCGGCCTCCAGCGCGGCGGCCGGCATCCGCCGTAGCCCTCGCGTACGATCTCGCCGATCAGCGAGGAGCCGTTGGTGATGGTGCCGTCGGCGTTCACTACCCTGAGCACAGGCGTGCCTTCCCGACCCGCGCGGCAACGCGGGCCTACTCGACACCAGTCAATCGATCACTTGACGACGTCGCATGGGAAGAGGCCCTGGCCCCCGCGCGGGGTGGGCCCGCCGAAAACGGGCACCTCCTGGCACCGACCGACACCACCTACCAGAGGTAGCGGGTGGGCATCTGGATGAAGAACGCCCGCGCGGCCGCCCGGAAGGCCGCCGAGATCGAGCAGCGTCGTGCTCAGGGCCTGCCCGTTCAGTTCGGCCACCGGGGCACTGCCGCAGGAGCGGCGCGAGCAGCTCGAGGACATCGCCCCCGCCTGACCGGTGGAGTGGCAGCGCGCCTTCCATCTGGTCCGGCTGCACCTGGAGGCCCGCCGCGAGCTGCCCATGTCGCAGAGCACCGTCGTGCACCAGGGCGAGGACCAGAGGCGCTGGGTAGGTCAGTCCGGCTCGGCTGGAACAACCTCACCACCGTCCAGCAGGTGGGCGCGATCTGTTTGAAGACGGGACTGGTTCGAGACGCCGTTCGACGCCGGGAGCGAGGCGCGGGCGGAAGTGCCTCAGCCGGCGAGCAGGGCGTGCACCCACTGGTCTTCGCGCTGTTCGATGTATTCGGCGTCGCTTCGCCAGGCGCCGCCGTGGCCCGCGGCCCACAGTGTCGTCCAGGGTTGGACACCCCGGGCTGCCTGGTCACGCAGGAAGTCGTGCATGGAACGCGTACGGCGTCCTAGCAGAGGGACCAGCTGTCGGCGTTCGGCTTCATCGAGGCCGTAGGCGTTGGCAAAGACTCGCAGTCGGTCACCCGCGTCGCGGCGTTGCCAGTCAGGATGCGCGGACAACGGGACGAAACCGTGCATGGCATACGCGACGTCCCACAGGCGGGAACCGGGGCCGGCGGTGTCCCAGTCGATGAAGGCCCACTGGGAATCGTCTGCGACCACAAGGTTCCATGGGGCCAGGTCGTGATGGGCGATGATGTCGCTGCCCTCGGCGGGCATCAGCACCTGCCAGTGCGCGCCGGGTGGTGGCGTGAAGTCCTGCACTGCATCGTGGAAGTCCCGGATCAGGTGTGCCACGCGAGCCAGTCGCCGAGCGGGTTCCAGCAGAGAGAACCGGTCGGGCCAGACCACATGGCCCGGCACAAAGGTCAGGACTTCGCGCCCCTGGTCGTCAATGCCCAGAGGACGAGGCGCCGCCCGGAATCCCACTTCGTGCAGGTGCGTGAGCAAGGCGTGCACTGCGGGCGTCCACGGTCCGGTCGGACGGCGGACGGTATCTCCGACTCGAACGACACCATCGCTGACGTTGCCACCGGACAACGGCTGTTCTTCATCATGCTGCACCGAACCAGTGTGTCTGATCAGGCCGCCGTGATCACCGCGTTGAACGGGAGGACCAGGTAGGGGCATGCCGCCGTGCGACGTACCTTCCTGTAGCCCCCAGCGCGAGAGGCCGAATGATCCGCAGCAGGCGCCGCCCCTCACCGTCACCAAATTCGCGCTGAGTTGCCCTGGTACCAGGCGATCTCGTCTAGCCGGCCATGTCGAGGGCCGGTGGTGCCCGCGCGGCATGCGTGCTCCCACTCGGCCTCGGTCGGCAGCCGGTATCCATCGGCAGAGACCTTCCAGTCGAACCGCCTCTGCCTCGCCGTTGAGGTGATGGACGGGTGTCAGCCCCTCACATCGGGACAACGCATCGCAGAACCGGACCGCGTCCCACCATGAAACGCCCTCACCCGGTAGCCGGTCGCCTTCGGCAGTGCTCGGCCGCTGACCGCTGACCTGTGCATACAACGACTGAGTGACCGGAATCGCCGCCATCCAGAACGGTGCGACCTCAACCGTCCAGCTCTTCTGTGTCCGCCGGTCCGACACCGTCACCTGTCCCGGTGGGAGCGCCATCATTTCGTGCTCTGCCTCCGCGTCCACCGGACCACCCTACCGGCGTGATCACCGCTCCATCGATCTGTCTGGGGTGAGCTGGGGCGCGTTGATCCGGCTGGAGGTCGAGCACCTGTCGACGGACCGCGAGGCGCCAGCGTGTGTGGCTATGGTCCTCGAAGACCTGCGGCTGTTCAAGCAGACGCTGGGCTGGACGAAGCCCCGACTGCGGGAACCGGAAGCGGGCGGCCGACCGCTGGACCCGGCTGATCATCGCCGCATACACCCAACTCGGCTGGCCGCCCGCTCGCCCAGGACCTGCGACACCCGTGGGAGAAACCGGCTTCGCCGAGCCGGCGCACCCCAACTCCGGTGCGCCGGACGTTTCGGAACCTGCGCCGGCACATGCCCGGTCCCCGCCAAAGCACCAAAACCCCATCGGTCGAAAACACTGTGCACTTCATGTTCGGTTTCCGAGCCGGAGCCTCAGCTGTTGCCCAGGGTGCGGTCCAACAGAGGGAGCAGGTGGTTCCAGTGGCGCTTCAGCCCTGAGGCGCTGAAAGCGTCGGTGTCGGACATGGTGAAGCCGTGGATGGTGCCGGGGTAGATCTCGGAGGTGTAGCTGACACCTGCGGTGTCGAGGGCCTGGTTGAGCTCGCCGAGGGCCTCGGGTGTCATGTCGCCTTCGGCGTGGCCGAGGTGGACCTCGGCGGTGAGCTTGGAGAAGAGGTCGGGCCCGTCGACGCCCACGGGACCGTGGAATGCGGCGACGGCGGCCACCTGGCCGGGGTAGGCCGCGGCGGTGCGCATCGCGAGGAGGCCGCCTATGCAATAGCCGGTCACCGCGAGCGGACCGGCGCCGACCTCGGGCTGGGCTGCGAGGATCCTGAGGTAGGCGTAGGCGTCGCGCAGGACACGTTCGGCGGTGTGCGCCTTGATCAAGGGCATCAGTTGGGCCATGACCTGGGGCCGGGCCTCTTCTCCGATGTGCTCCGGAAGCTCGATCACTGGTGCCGGGCCGTGCCGGTAGAAGACGTTGGGGACGAGCACGTAGTACCCGTGCCCGGCTAGTTCGCGTGCCATGTCCCGCAGCACGGGCCGGATACCGAAGCCGTCAGCGTACATCAGCACCCCCGGGTGCTGCTCGCCGCGGTCGGGGAAGGCGGCGAATGCATCGGCCTGGCCGTCCGCGGTGGGAATCTGCAGCGTCTTGGTGGGCATGAGTTCTCCTGTCGTGGTTGATGTGTCGAGCCTGTGATCAACACGACGGAGGCGGAGCCCGCGCAGCAGCGCAAGATCCTCGATCGAGCAGCGGGCCCACACTGGCCCATACGGCGCTCAGAAGAGCACCGGGTCACCAATCCGTGTGTGGCGCAGTGCCGTCCCGGTAGTCATCCCCACAACATAGTCCACTGCCCGTCGCGTTCGCCGACCCGGAGCACCTCATGCGGGCGTTCAGGCGCGGCTTACGGAAGATCCAGTACCGGCCCCAGTTCGTCGACAGCAGACCCGAACGCCGCGCTATCCACGACGCCTCTTCTCCAGTCCCCAGCGCGTAGACGGCGGACGCAACGAAACCGCGTCCTCGGCCGGATGGCCGGCCTGGGGACGGGATAGGTGAGCGTGTTCGGGTGGTACTTCGGCCGCTCACCCGTGCCGGGCTTCAGGTCTGGACCCAGGTCCGTCCTGATCAAGGCAGAGGCCGTGCCCGTATGTCGCGCGCCGATGCCTGGAGAGATCCCGGGGCCCGGCGACCGTCAGGGCGCTCACCACTTCAGCTGACGACCAGTGTCACCCGCCACGACGTTCCGTCGGGGCACGTGCTGGTCAGTGTGGAGGCACCGGGCGACCGCGCGACGAACAGACCCGGCGTGACGCCCAGCGGCGCGGTCATCACCCCGGTGCCGACAGGCGCGAGTACCTCAGGGCTGGAGCTGCCGATGGCGCGCCAATGCGTGCCCTGCACGGCGCCCTCGGGAGCGGCGAGGAACACGTCCACCCGTTGGCCGACGCGCAGACAGAAGGCCCCGGAGTCCGCCTGAGTCAAGGATCCGGCGGAACGCGGCAGCGTCGCGGGGTGCAGCTGGTGGCACCGGACCGCCACGGCCGTCGACGACGAGGTCGGCGGCGCGGAGGGCGGGGCTGACGTGGCGGCGGCGGAGGTACATCCGGTGAGGAGTGCCGTCGCCACCAGTGCGGCGCTGAGCCCCGCGGCGAAGTGCCGCGGTGGCGGTGGCGGTGTGCGGCGGGCCGTAGCCATGTGCTTCCTCTCGAACGGGCGGCCCTGGGGTCGCCCGGCTGGAGGCCGGGCGACCCCAGGGCGTCAAGGTCAGTGCTGGTTGGTGGGGCTGGTGTAGGAGACGACGCAGCCGCCGCTGTCGCTGTTGAAGTTGTTGCTCCACAGCGACTGGATGGCGTAGTTGGAGCCGTTCATGCCGACGATCGTCGAAGCGCCCTGCCCGCTGGAGATCCAGGCGCACTTGTCACCGGTCTCGTAGCCGGTCGAGTCGAGCCATCCCGTGCTCGCGGTCGGGTCGGTGAGCGTCTCGGCGTACTCATGCCCGCCCACGATGGTCACGCCCTCGGTGGTCCCGTTCACCCCCGTGCTACCGGTGCTCACGAAGTTGGCGCCGCAGGCGCTGCCGGCGTCGGTGATGTACGGGAAGTTGGTGTACGGCAGCGGGGCGCCGCTGCCGGTCGTCGTCTGGTCGTGCCAGGCGCAGTACTGGGTCTTGAAGCCGGTGGGGACGACACCGTGCGGGGCGTCCACGATGATCTGCACGTTGTCACCGGAGACGCCGAAGTGCGCCGCCGCCTTCACCGCTTCCGCCGCTATCTGGGCATTGGACGGCTTGCTGGGCGCGGAGACGGAACTGTCCAGCCAGGTGCCGCCCACCGGGTTCGATGCCGGGTGTCCGACGGGAGTTCCGGCGCCGTTGCACTGCGTGGTACCGACGGCGACGCCCTCGCAGTACTGCGTCTGTGAGGCGGACCAGGTGTCACCACTGCCGTAGGCGTGCTGGAAGAACGACAGTTGCAGAGCTGCCTCACCGGAGGGGTCGTTGGTGACGGTCGACCCGGTGCCCCACTGGGAGCCCCAGTAGACGACGTAGACCTTGGGACTGGTGACGACAGCGCCTCCGCCGTACGACAGGAGGTTGGTGGAGGCCGCCGCGGCGGGACGCGCGTCGCGCGCTGCCATCTGCTTGGCGTGACCGGAGGTCTCGGGTGTCTGGGCGCCGGCGGGCGAGGAGCCGAGGAGTGCGGCGGCGGTGAGCGCCGCGGTGGTGACAGCGACGCGGGCAAGGGTCGATCTGCGCAGCATCATGGGTCCTTCGATGTGAGGTGGTCAATCGACTGGGACGGCGCGGCCCGCCGGCCGGAACGATGCCTCGATGTATGACGGCAGCGTTTCAGGAATATGAAAAGGCTTGCCCGGCGGGAATAGGGGTTGTGATGCAACCTGCCGGGAGGAAAGTAGCGAGCCTGATGGATCACGGTCAAGAGTCGATCCTCAAGGTTTCAACAGCCCTTTCTCGGCGCGTCCCTGCAGGTGAGTCAGACTCCGGACACCGTTGCAAATAGCCCGTAAAAGGCTCGTCGCGAAACGGGAATCCCTGGATAGGGTTTTCCCTATGCCGTACCCCTCATTTTTCGCACGGAGCACTCCGGAACAGGGTCGACTCCCCTGCGGGCGACGCCCTAAGCGTCTGTCGGGTCAAATGCGCGGAACGACCCGGTAAAAGAGCGGTCGACGGGCTATCGGGAGTACGTCCGTCTGTACGGAGTGGGAGTCACCGCGGACACCGAGCGCCGGGGTCCAGGCGCCGCCCTGCGCACGGGAGTTCACGTTCCGTCAGCAGCACATTTCTTTGATCACTGTTGACAAATCAAGCCTGTCGGAGAACAACCCCGAGGGATAGCCTCCCCACATCCGCATCCCCCTTTGCCACCCCCCGAGACCCTGGGGGCGGACGCGCAAGTCCCCCTTTCGAACCCAAGAGAGGACTCGGATGGCACGCACCATCAGACGGTGGTTTCTCGCGGGGGTGAGCACCCTCAGCTTCGCAGCGGCGGGCGCCGTCCCCGCGACAAGCGCGGCCCACCAGGCCGCCTATCCGCAAGTACGGCCGACCGTGGCCGACTTCACGCAGTTGACGACCGGCCAGACCCCGCCGACCCAGTCCCAATGCGCGTCAGTGGGACGCCGCTGCTTCACTCCACAGGCCATCCAGGCGGCATACAACGTGGGCCCGTTGCACTCGGCCGGGGAGGACGGCCGCGGCCAGACGATCGCAATCGTCGACTCCTACGGGAGCGACACCATGACCCACGATCTGCACGTCTTCGACCAGGCATTCGGCATCGCACCCCTGTGCGGTGAGGAGGGCGTGAGCTGTGCGCCCGGCATGCCTACCTTCAGCGAGCTTCATCTGCAGGGCTCCCCTGCCACCAAGGCGCCGCCGTCCACGAGCAACAGCCCGGGGCAGGAGGACAAGAGTGCGTGGGCCCTGGAGGTGGCACTCGACGTCGAGACCGCCCACGCAATGGCTCCCGGCGCCAACATCCTGCTGGTCACCACGCCGACCGCCGAGACCCTCGGGGTGCAGGGCTTCCCTCAGATGATGGCTGCCGAGCAGTACGTCGTCGAGCACCATCTCGCGACGGTCATCTCCCAGTCGTTCGCCTCCGCAGAAGGCGCCTTCGGCAGCGCCCAGTCGTTGGAGAACCTGCGCTACGCGTTCAAGTCAGCGGCGCAGAACGGCGTCACCGTACTCGGCTCGTCGGGTGACGACGGAAGCGCCGGCTCGGCCAAGACGCCTGTGGGTCAGGGCGGGTCGACGCTCCCCGGTCCCGCAGTCGAGTGGCCCGCGTCGGACCCGCTGGTCACCGGAGTCGGGGGCACGGACCTGTGCACCGACCCGGGTGCCACCGGCGGCAGGGTCGTCGACAGCGCCTCCCCGCCACTGGCCTGCCAGAACGCCGCCGGCCAGTCGGAGATCGGCTGGATCGGCTCCGGCGGCGGCTTCAGCAGTGTCTTCGCCAAGCCGGGCTACCAGTCAGGCGCGTTGCCGGCCGGCAGCACGGCCATCGGCGCCATGCGCGGCGTTCCGGACGTCTCCCTGCAGGCGAGCCCGTCGACCGGAGCACTGGTGTACCTGTCTCTCCCGCCGGACGGCCAGAGCGGGCTGAAGTGCGGCAGCACGCCGTGCAGCACGGGCTGGTACGACATCGGCGGCACGTCGCTCGCGTGTCCGCAGTGGGCGGGCCTGGTTGCCATCGCCGACCAGATCAATCACGGTGGACTCGGAGTGATCAACCCGGCTCTGTACAAGCTCGCGTCGGCCCCGGCCACGTACGCGGCGGACTTCAACGACGTGACGGTGGGCAACAACGCCGCCGAGGCGTCGGTCCCTGGCTACTCGGCCACCACAGGATGGGACCCCGTCACCGGACTGGGCACGCCGAACGCGGCGAAGCTCCTGCCCGACCTCGTCAGCGCCGTGCACGGAGGCTGACCCTCAGGGGCACCCACCGGGCATCCCGCCCCGGCCGGCGGCGGGATGTCCGGGTACACCGAGGACGTGGAATTAAGTCCATAAGAGGCCAGAATATCGCTGTAGGGGGATTGCAGTTGACTCGTCCGGGACGTCCTATGGATCCGCTCAGCGCTGAGTTGCCAGACGCCACGTATGCACGGGCGAGTGCGTTACGCCGGCATGTTTTCCTGCCTCTGATGTCGGGCGGGCGTCCGTTGACGCAGAGGGCGATCAGCAACCGGCTGGGTCAGCTTGCCACGGTGCGAACTCCTGAAAGGAAAGAGCTCGAAGGGGCGGCGGGTTCGCAGAGCCTGAGCGCATTGTTCTGCGCGCAGCCAGGCGACCGTGCGGCGGATCTGCAACCGCGAGACAGTTCCCACCCGGGATGTGGTG of Streptomyces cynarae contains these proteins:
- a CDS encoding SUMF1/EgtB/PvdO family nonheme iron enzyme, with the protein product MTSTARQRRFDWKVSADGYRLPTEAEWEHACRAGTTGPRHGRLDEIAWYQGNSARIW
- a CDS encoding S53 family peptidase is translated as MARTIRRWFLAGVSTLSFAAAGAVPATSAAHQAAYPQVRPTVADFTQLTTGQTPPTQSQCASVGRRCFTPQAIQAAYNVGPLHSAGEDGRGQTIAIVDSYGSDTMTHDLHVFDQAFGIAPLCGEEGVSCAPGMPTFSELHLQGSPATKAPPSTSNSPGQEDKSAWALEVALDVETAHAMAPGANILLVTTPTAETLGVQGFPQMMAAEQYVVEHHLATVISQSFASAEGAFGSAQSLENLRYAFKSAAQNGVTVLGSSGDDGSAGSAKTPVGQGGSTLPGPAVEWPASDPLVTGVGGTDLCTDPGATGGRVVDSASPPLACQNAAGQSEIGWIGSGGGFSSVFAKPGYQSGALPAGSTAIGAMRGVPDVSLQASPSTGALVYLSLPPDGQSGLKCGSTPCSTGWYDIGGTSLACPQWAGLVAIADQINHGGLGVINPALYKLASAPATYAADFNDVTVGNNAAEASVPGYSATTGWDPVTGLGTPNAAKLLPDLVSAVHGG
- a CDS encoding phosphotransferase enzyme family protein, translated to MQHDEEQPLSGGNVSDGVVRVGDTVRRPTGPWTPAVHALLTHLHEVGFRAAPRPLGIDDQGREVLTFVPGHVVWPDRFSLLEPARRLARVAHLIRDFHDAVQDFTPPPGAHWQVLMPAEGSDIIAHHDLAPWNLVVADDSQWAFIDWDTAGPGSRLWDVAYAMHGFVPLSAHPDWQRRDAGDRLRVFANAYGLDEAERRQLVPLLGRRTRSMHDFLRDQAARGVQPWTTLWAAGHGGAWRSDAEYIEQREDQWVHALLAG
- a CDS encoding dienelactone hydrolase family protein; the protein is MPTKTLQIPTADGQADAFAAFPDRGEQHPGVLMYADGFGIRPVLRDMARELAGHGYYVLVPNVFYRHGPAPVIELPEHIGEEARPQVMAQLMPLIKAHTAERVLRDAYAYLRILAAQPEVGAGPLAVTGYCIGGLLAMRTAAAYPGQVAAVAAFHGPVGVDGPDLFSKLTAEVHLGHAEGDMTPEALGELNQALDTAGVSYTSEIYPGTIHGFTMSDTDAFSASGLKRHWNHLLPLLDRTLGNS